The bacterium genome contains the following window.
CCGCTGACTTTCCAGCATGACGCGCGAGGACAAGTAAAAGCAAGCGTTGTCCGTGTCAGGCCCGTTCACAAAAGTCGCCGCCCTCCAATCAGGATCTTGCGGAAGCAGCACTTGATTCAATATATTGTTCACGGCGCCGCCGTCAATGATTTCCTGCAATACGATGATCTGCGGGCCGGAGTGATTGAATACTATCCGCAATTCATCAAGCCGGTCACCGCTCGACGACGAGAAGTTCAAAACGTTGTACGTCATGACACGAAGCGTATCCTGCGCATTCAGAGTCGAGCAGGCAAAACCACAAACAAACGCCAACATTGCTGCAGTCCAAGTTTTCATTTTAGGTAGATTAGTTTGCGATTTTCCACAATGTGTCCGTACTTAACAACGAGAAAATAAACCCCGCTTGACGCACGCTCCGGCCGCCAGGAAAACTCGTGCAAGCCTGCGTTCAGATGTCCTGCATGCAAAAGACTCGCATGCCGTCCCGTAATGTCATAGACGTCGGCGTTGGTGCCCCCGTCTCGCGGCAAAGCTAACGTAACTCGCACTTCACTATTGAAAGGATTCGGGTAAGCTGACAGTTCAAATGTCCGCGGCAGCGATGGCGGAGTCTCGGAAGCTTCCGTCGAGTCATAAACGATGACCCTGACCGAGTCTCTGGCGAAGAGTTCTCCGTCGCTGACGTCAATTTGAAAGTGGTGATATCCCAACACGTTGAACTGATAAGAGAAAACCGATTGATCAGACTCAAGCAGCCCATCGAGAGTCCATGCGTAGCTCAATTCATCGCCGTCCTCGTCCACAGCCTCGACACTGAACTCAACAGTCTGGCCGAGCTGCGTGTAGTAGTAGCCGTCTTCAGCCGGCACCGGCAACAGTGAAACAATACGCGGAGCGTGATTGACGCCAAGAGAATCAAGCGTAAGCGTCACGAACGATCTGCCGTAGGTCGCAGCAATGAGCCTGCGCTGCGGTTGGTCTAAGATTAAATCGAGCGTCGGCACTGGCGGCAAGCCTCTGCCTAACGGGCTCCAGCTCATACCGTAGTCTTGACTCCAGAAGATTCCAAAGTCCGAGGCCGCATAGAGACGATTCAAGTATTCGTCATCGATGACCACATCGTTCAGCGGAACATCGGGCAGCTCGGAGCCTATTTCAATCCAGGTTACCCCGTAGTCGGTAGTCCGGTAGAGATGGGCCTGCTGTTCCGTATTCCGATACCCTGAAATCGTCACCAGAGCCTCATTTTGATTGACGGGGTGCGGAACGACGCGCGTTATCCAGCGCTGAGGCAAACCTCCGTTGCGTAACTCCCAGGATGCACCCGCGTTCACACTGATCCAAACATTCGCGTCATCTGTTCCCGCCCAGATGACCTGCGAACTTGCAGGCGAGACGGCAATCGTCGTAATCGTACCAAACACAAGATTCCCGCTGCCCGGCCCATTCGTCAGATCCGGACTAATCGCAGCCCAAGATTGTGCGCGATTCTCAGAGCGATACACTCTCTGCGCGCCGTAGTAGAGAACGTGTGAATTGTTTGGATCGAGAACGACAGGTGTGGACCAGTTGCGCCGTTCCGAGTCGTCAATCCCGTTGAGCGCCCAGGTGAAACTGTTTCCGCCGTTCGTGCTCCTGCCTAATCCCCCGTATTGATATTCAGCGTAAATATAGCTGTTATTGGCCGGATCTACAATAGTGTAGAATCCATCCCCTCCGTAGATTCGTTCATAATCGTCTATGTCTCCACTCAATGAACGCAGCGTTCCGTTGTCTTGCGTGCCGCCATAAAGCCTGTGAGGTTGTTGAGCGTCATATGTTCCGGCATAATACTGGATCGCCGGAAAGTTGTTCAAGTCCTGAAAACTGTTTCCGTTGTTCAGCGTCCGGTACAATCCTCCGTCATTACCCAAATAGAACCGGAACGGTTGCTGGGGATCAAACCAGAGCGCATGATGATCCACGTGCACGTCGCCGCCGATTTCCGTCCACGTGGTCCCGCCATTAGTTGACCTATGGAGTGTCACACCGAGCGCAAAGACCACGTCCGGATTATCCGGCCGCACTCGGACGTTGCCGAAGTACCAGCCAAAATTCGAGTACATGTTCGACAGCGATTCGTCATTCGTCCTTGTCCACGATTCTCCCCCGTCGTTCGTCCGATACAGACCCAGGAAGTAACCAGGGTGATCCGCATAGATCGCGTAGAGTATGTTTGGATTTGAATGCGAGATCGCCAGCCCAATACGGCCGACATAGTCACCGACGGGCGGAAGTCCGGATGTGAGCCTCGTCCAGTTCTGCCCGCGATTGGTCGACTTGTATATCCCTGTGCCTCGACCGCCGGCGACTCTGTGCTCAGCGCTCCGGTAGCGTTGCCACATCGCGGCGTAAACTATATCAGGATTCTCTGGATGCACAACAACGTCGGAAGCACCCGTCGTATCATTCACAAAAAGTAATCGTTCCCACGTGGCGCCGCTGTTGTCGCTAAAGTAGACTCCCCGCTCTCCCCCCGGCGCGAATAGTTCTCCCATCGCAGCGACCCAAACGTGACTGGAATTCTCCGGATGCACGACGACGCGCGAGATATAGCGGCTTCCCGCCAATCCGCTTTGCGACCAACTCACGCCGGCATTGGTGCTCTTGTAAACTCCCGACCCGAAGTAACTGTAACCAGCGGAGTTTGCTTCACCTGTTCCGCAGTAGATTACACTGGGATTGCTCGGGTCAATCGCTAGCGCTCCAACACTGGGAGTCGGAGAATCGTCGAAGATCGGGAACCAGCTGACACCCGCGTCTGTGGACTTGAATATCCCCCCGCTCGCCGTGCCAATATAGAGGATGTTGTCATCGGTCGGATGACCCGCGATGTCCGTCAGTCGTCCGCCGATGTTCGTCGGGCCGGCATCAATCCACATCGGATCTTCATCCAGCGTGTTGCGCCGCATTTCCATTGCGCGTCTCGCGCCGGCCAAGACTCTTTCGGCGTCAACCTGCGCATCGGGCCAGCTTCTCTGCAGCATGAACCAGTCGGACGGAAACGGACCGGACTCGCCCTCCCGCAACGTTGCGTGCCTGCCCGCGTCATTACAGGACACAATAGCGCAAAAGGTAGCCGCAATCGCTATGACAACAAATCTCTTCATATCCTCACCGGCAACTCGGAGATGGAACCCTCTCGCGATCGGGGAGGAAACATAGTGCAGGGCGAAAGCGTTGCATCTAAAGTGAAAACCCATTAGATTATCGGCAACTTTGTCAAAGGAGTGGACCGTGCTGCCGCGTGGATTGTCATTACATCCCGGATTCATTGCTAATCTGACCGCACTGTCGTGTGGCTATGCTCTGTCCCATGTCGTCAAACGTCCGCTGATCTGGGGCTATCCGATCAGCATCATGATCGAGCCGATCAGCCGTTGCAACTTGCGCTGCCCGCTCTGTCCCATCGGAGCGCGCGAACTCACCCGCGATCTCGGCGTGATGTCCTTGGAAAACTACATGAGGATTCTCGATAACGTCGGACGATACGTGAAAGTCATCGCCCTTTGGAATCAGGGTGAACCGACCATCAATGATCAGCTTCCCGAAATGATCTCCGAAGCGACTCGCCGAGGTATCTATACGATGGTCTCCACGAACGGAACTCTGCTCCACCGTCGCAATCTGATTCCGCGACTTCTCGATGCCGGAATCTGCGAACTGGTCTTTTCAATCGACGGGCTGACTCCTGACAGCTATCGCATCTATCGCATCGGCGGTGAACTGGACGTCGTCGTTGAAAACATGAAAGAGTTCAGGAAACAGCGTGACCGGCGCGGCAGCAAGCGGCCCAGAATGGTTATGCAGTGGCTCCCGATGAAGCACAATCAGCACGAGATTCCCTATCTGCGTGCCAAAGCCAAGGAATGGGGAGCGGATACGGTCGAAATCAAGACGACGCAAATCTACAGCGACGATCAGGCCGCGCAGTATCTTCCCGATCTTGAAGCGTTGCGACGTTACGAACGCCAGGGTCAGGAGTGGGCGACAAAACGCACGTATCAATCCTGCAAACGACTGTGGTACTCCACAATGATTGATTGGAACGGCAACGTCGTGCCCTGCTGCTTTGACAAGGATGAACAGTTCCTGATGGGCAATGCGCTCAAACAGGACTTTCGTGAAATCTGGCACGGAGAACCGTACAACCGCTTTCGAACTCAGTTGATTCGCCGCGGCCGCGTCGAAGAGATGTGCCGCAATTGCACAGAAGGTCTCAAGAGTTACTACATTCCGCTCTCTGAACTCGAAGCTATGGCGCCGCCCGAAATCCCGCCTGTCCCGCCGGAAAATCTGCCGAAGAAGGCGGACTATTCAGATATCTTCGAGTTGCCGGTCAGGGAAAAGAGCGACGCCTGACGATTCAGCGCGGGCGGCCCGCTTACACATCGGCTCTCGCGATCAAAAAACCGCCACAGGTGGCCGGTGGCTTTGCTGATTCCGATGCGGCGTGACTTCGCGACTTGAGCGCAACTTCCATCAAAGACAGATATCGCATCTCCAACTGTTGTCTCATTCAGCACGAGCGTAATCCCCAGTGCACGCGTGAGATTCCCCGGGCCTTTGCAAAGTTCGTAGTCGGCAACATCTCCCCTTCTTCGCCGCATCGTTGCGAGACCTTCGAGCGGTTCAGCCGCGCGAATCAGCACGGCCCCCGACTGCCGTCTGTCCGTCGTGAAATTCAAGCAGAAGTGAACGCCGTAGCTGCGATACACGTAGACATGACCGAAGCTGTCGTGCATAATGGCCGACCGCGGTGTGCGCCGGAAACCGTGCGAAGCTTCGTCATCTGTATAAGCTTCCGTTTCAACTATTCGCACAAAACATGAACGGTATCGGAGCAGACAACCGACAAGCGCCGGAGCAACTTCCAGCGTAGGTCGGGCAAAAAACTCGGGCGGGAGACAGACCATACCTGACTTGACAAACACCTCTGGAATTTGTATAGTTCGGTTTCCCTTGAAAATTCCGCCGCTGTAGCTCAGCTGGTAGAGCAGCTGATTCGTAATCAGCAGGTCAACGGTTCGAGTCCGTTCAGCGGCTCCATGTAAAAGCAGGATTTACCTCCTGCTTTTTGCGTCATCTGGGTCTGTTGACTTTCCACACAATTGTTGTATTCTTGTCCGAAGTCAGACCGCGCCCATAGCTCAACTGGATAGAGCATCAGCCTTCTAAGCTGAGGGTTCCGCGTTCGAGTCGCGGTGGGCGCACATCGTAAAAACAGGTATTTAGGTGCCTGTTTTTGTGTTTTTGGGTTCGACGTAAGTTCATTATTTAGGTATTAATTCGGATAATTTGTTCTACGGTAGAACGTGTGGCGCCGGGCTCAGAGTGCTACAAGATACGGCCTCTCCTTTTGAATTACAAGCCCCGCCATCACTGACGGGGCTTTCACATTTACTGCAACATCGGGGACTTTGATCAGACTTCTGACCAGTTGATCCACTTGTCGGCTTCGTCGAAAAGGTTCGGGCACCCGGCAGCGGCCATGTCCTTCTTGGCGTCCGCGATCAGCGCGGCGATGGCCGCGTCGTCCAGCTTGGTGCTGGTCTTAAGGACGGCGCATGCCGCTTCCGTTCCGGCGGTGGCCAGCGCAAGCTGCGCGAGCTTCTTCTTCTCTTCCTGCTCGGCAGGAAGCGTTCCTTCCGCCATCTGCACAAGGTTCGGGATGTGCGGCAGAATGAACGGTTCAATCAGCGAGAGGGGAATCTTTACTCCCATTTCACGTTCCTTTCAGTTTTGTTCTTACCTGTCTCAATATGGGAAAAGCGTTCGGTGCTTCCCTGTTCCACCAAAAGACGGCCCAGTCCACTTCGCAGGGGTCAGCGACCGCCGCAAAGACGCTGTCCACGCTAACCGAGCCATTGGCATAGATTCCAATGACGGGCCTTGAATCCAATTGCCGTGCCTGCTCAATGACGGAGGCCCATTCGGAGACTCTGTTCGTCTCCGCCCACACGAGCAGCTTCATTGGTGTCTGCGGGTCGAGATACTGCAGATAGTCACACGTGAAGCCGGTCGGCACTGGCTTCGAAGTGCGGTTGTAGCGCAATTCCTCGGTGTTGCCACGCGGATCCGTGGCAAAGAACCACGACGTGTCTCCGGTCAACTGAAACGAGGTGAAGGCGGCACGCTCGATATAGCCTGCCCACGCCTGTGGCCATCCTGCCGGATAGAGCTTGTCGAAGTTCGGCGTCCAGCCAATCAGGCCGTTCAGTTCGCTGGTTGCGACTTCGTAATCCATTACAGTCTTCATGTCTTTGCCCTTCCGTGGGTTTTGAAAACAGAAAAAGCGCGAACTATAGGGACTGCCCTGCAGCTGCGCGCTTCGCCTTTACTCGATTGATAATCTGCTCTACCGACTCATGCTCTTCCGCACCATTGCCATTCGCGGCACTGCGCAGATGCTCTACGTAAACCGCGACTGATTTACGGGTGAACCGAACTTCCGTGGCGGTTTTCCCCCGCCCCGGAACCGGATACTCTACAAAGAGATGCCGGTGCTTCATCACCCACGAGCGTGATCGACCAAGGATGTTAGCCACTTGCTGTGGCGTGAAATCCTGAAGCGTCTCAGCTTGACTCGCCGTGACTTTTACTGTATCTTTCAAATGAAAGCCTCCCTTTCAAGGGTGGTTATTCAGGTGCCCCCGCCGCTGTGGTCTGGCAGGATTGTCAGCGGCGCGGGGTTGTTTAATTCAATGGCCTAAAAATACGCTATTTGTTTCTATTTGTCAAGTAAAAAGAGAACTAACATCAACTTTCTTATAAACGTCTGAAATGGATAAGGTTAGCGAACTACGGAAGGCGCTGACCCAAAGAGGAGCCAAGGCGCGGATTGTCCGGGAGGTTGGGATTTCCCCCCAAGCACTCGGCAAGATTCAGCGTGGGGTTGCTGTTCCCACAACTGCCACCCGCCGCTTGATTGCCCGTGCTCTGGGCTTTCCGGACGACTATTTCCTCGAGCCGGATGATCAGCCGGAACGTACCGCCCGCCGCCGAATCGTGGTTGAGCTGGAAGTCCCTGATGGCTTCAGACTGGATGACGGTCGCTTGTACAGAATTCAACGGGCTATGGTCGATGCTGGAAATCATATCATAGAAGTAATTAAGGAATTAGATAAAGATAATTGAACACGTGTTCAAGATAATAGCACAGTTTGCCTCTCGCAAGATGTGAATCAGAATTCACAGGCTACATGCTGTGGCCCACTGCCCTTCTAACAGCTATAGGATGGGAAGAAGAATTGTGAGGAGGTTCTTAAGTGCAATTGCTTGTTTTTGCTAATGCAGGTTGATTTTTCGGAAATTGTGGTGCAGCAGTTAACAAGGAGAAGGGGATGGGGAAAATCCTCGTGACAATCGCATTTGGGTGCCTGATATCCGCATCAGCATTCGGTCAATCAACGGACAGCACATTAGGACGACAGAATCAACATGTGTTTGAGTATCA
Protein-coding sequences here:
- a CDS encoding T9SS type A sorting domain-containing protein, which codes for MKRFVVIAIAATFCAIVSCNDAGRHATLREGESGPFPSDWFMLQRSWPDAQVDAERVLAGARRAMEMRRNTLDEDPMWIDAGPTNIGGRLTDIAGHPTDDNILYIGTASGGIFKSTDAGVSWFPIFDDSPTPSVGALAIDPSNPSVIYCGTGEANSAGYSYFGSGVYKSTNAGVSWSQSGLAGSRYISRVVVHPENSSHVWVAAMGELFAPGGERGVYFSDNSGATWERLLFVNDTTGASDVVVHPENPDIVYAAMWQRYRSAEHRVAGGRGTGIYKSTNRGQNWTRLTSGLPPVGDYVGRIGLAISHSNPNILYAIYADHPGYFLGLYRTNDGGESWTRTNDESLSNMYSNFGWYFGNVRVRPDNPDVVFALGVTLHRSTNGGTTWTEIGGDVHVDHHALWFDPQQPFRFYLGNDGGLYRTLNNGNSFQDLNNFPAIQYYAGTYDAQQPHRLYGGTQDNGTLRSLSGDIDDYERIYGGDGFYTIVDPANNSYIYAEYQYGGLGRSTNGGNSFTWALNGIDDSERRNWSTPVVLDPNNSHVLYYGAQRVYRSENRAQSWAAISPDLTNGPGSGNLVFGTITTIAVSPASSQVIWAGTDDANVWISVNAGASWELRNGGLPQRWITRVVPHPVNQNEALVTISGYRNTEQQAHLYRTTDYGVTWIEIGSELPDVPLNDVVIDDEYLNRLYAASDFGIFWSQDYGMSWSPLGRGLPPVPTLDLILDQPQRRLIAATYGRSFVTLTLDSLGVNHAPRIVSLLPVPAEDGYYYTQLGQTVEFSVEAVDEDGDELSYAWTLDGLLESDQSVFSYQFNVLGYHHFQIDVSDGELFARDSVRVIVYDSTEASETPPSLPRTFELSAYPNPFNSEVRVTLALPRDGGTNADVYDITGRHASLLHAGHLNAGLHEFSWRPERASSGVYFLVVKYGHIVENRKLIYLK
- a CDS encoding SPASM domain-containing protein, which encodes MLPRGLSLHPGFIANLTALSCGYALSHVVKRPLIWGYPISIMIEPISRCNLRCPLCPIGARELTRDLGVMSLENYMRILDNVGRYVKVIALWNQGEPTINDQLPEMISEATRRGIYTMVSTNGTLLHRRNLIPRLLDAGICELVFSIDGLTPDSYRIYRIGGELDVVVENMKEFRKQRDRRGSKRPRMVMQWLPMKHNQHEIPYLRAKAKEWGADTVEIKTTQIYSDDQAAQYLPDLEALRRYERQGQEWATKRTYQSCKRLWYSTMIDWNGNVVPCCFDKDEQFLMGNALKQDFREIWHGEPYNRFRTQLIRRGRVEEMCRNCTEGLKSYYIPLSELEAMAPPEIPPVPPENLPKKADYSDIFELPVREKSDA
- a CDS encoding DNA-3-methyladenine glycosylase is translated as MVCLPPEFFARPTLEVAPALVGCLLRYRSCFVRIVETEAYTDDEASHGFRRTPRSAIMHDSFGHVYVYRSYGVHFCLNFTTDRRQSGAVLIRAAEPLEGLATMRRRRGDVADYELCKGPGNLTRALGITLVLNETTVGDAISVFDGSCAQVAKSRRIGISKATGHLWRFFDRESRCVSGPPALNRQASLFSLTGNSKISE